In Bacteroidales bacterium, a genomic segment contains:
- a CDS encoding nucleotidyltransferase domain-containing protein, whose amino-acid sequence MKKKTNTISQLIRRTIDFIDPKAEVILYGSRARGDEHSESDWDILILTDYPVDLETENKFRDKLYDLELETGEPLSIFIYSKDEWRRKQRITPFYRNVNKEGISL is encoded by the coding sequence ATGAAAAAAAAGACAAATACGATAAGTCAACTGATCCGTCGCACTATCGACTTTATCGATCCTAAAGCAGAAGTGATTTTATACGGATCGCGAGCCAGAGGAGATGAACATTCCGAATCTGACTGGGACATCCTCATTTTGACCGATTATCCAGTAGACCTGGAAACTGAAAATAAGTTCAGGGATAAACTATACGACCTCGAATTAGAAACCGGAGAACCACTGTCAATTTTTATTTATTCTAAAGATGAGTGGCGCAGAAAACAACGAATAACCCCTTTCTATCGGAATGTAAATAAGGAAGGCATATCTCTATGA